DNA sequence from the Odocoileus virginianus isolate 20LAN1187 ecotype Illinois chromosome 8, Ovbor_1.2, whole genome shotgun sequence genome:
gcagattctttaccatccaagccaccagggaagcccctattctaACATAACACATGTTTTAAAAGGTCACCACAATATAATCTCTAATTAACATATCTGCTTTTAGATTTCCTTTGTTGCATTTATAACTGCTACAGAGATGCCACACCTTCATCGACATGAAGAAGAGAAGTTCTTCTTAAATGCTAGGGGCCAGAGGGAAGCCTTACCCAGCATTCAGGACTCACCTACCAAACAGCTTTCTGTGGTCGTGCCTTCATACAATGAAGAAAAACGGTGTAAGCCCTTCTTGATTCTTCTGGTAAGGGGTAgtttgggaagaaaaggaaattgaaagttTGGACTTGGCCAGAGCCTTGATACTTGTGGGCTGTAGAGAGTGTGCACAGTTGGTAGTTGTGGATTAGACGAGAAAGGATGAGTGCGGATTAGACGAGAAAGGAGCATCCAGTCTGATGCTGAAGTGTTGAAGTGATGAGTGAGAGGGGAGCAGAAGACAGACGTTCCAGATAGAAATAGCCTCTGGGGGGACAGCCCGGGAGGGCTTAGTTAGTCAGGCTTCTTTGATACATAAACTGTGTGCTGGGACAAAGTGATTTTCAAAAgcaatttatatatgtgtgtgtgtgtgtatatatatatatatatttttttttttcctttaagtgcCTGTAATGATGGATGAAGCTCTGGGTTATCTGGAGGACAGACAGGTATCATGTTTTCTCTGACGTCTAATTAATACTAGAACGGGTCACCAAGCTGTGGACCCCAGGCTGGATCCGTGATGAGAGGCGGTGCTGGCCGTTCTTGAGCTGTCACGGCCCTGACCTCCGTGCTCAGCCTGTTGCCTTGGCCTTTTTACACATTATACACTTTATACAGTTACATTCTGTAAGTGTGCTTTGTACACTTAAACTTGTATTCATATTAACGTTAAAAAAAACACTAGTTTTTTTAGCTTCTTTACAACGTGATTAGAATTCTTGATGTTGGCCATGCCGAATGGTGgtatcttatttttgctttttgcagAAACAAGATCCTGCCTTCACTTATGAGGTGATAGTAGTTGACGATGGCAGCAAAGACCAGACTTCAAAGGTAAGTCTGCTGAGGAGCCAGCAGAGAGAAAGAGGTTGAAGACTCAGAGGAGGACAAGTCCGGTGGGATTCTCTGCTGAGAGTGAGGAATTCGAGGAGAAGATTTGGGGGAAATGCTGTGGGATACAGACAGCTTCTCTGGGGAGTAAGGTTGGCTGCTGACAAGTAAATAGGTCTTTAAGTAGTTCTGGGAACCCAGTCACAAATGTGTCACAGTCAAGGAGCAcgtggcttttatttttattttctctagaagCTCTATAGCTTAGGCAGAGgagtcaagaaaaaaagaggcagCCACTGCCTGTTCTGCTGTCTCCTCTGCAGGAGAGAGAGCTGTGACCTCAGCAGTCAGGCTCGGATCTCGGCCCCAGGAATTCAGCAGCTTCTCTAGGCCACCAGAAGCTGCGTGGGCGCCACTGGTCACAAAGAGACAGCAACTAGAGTAGCAAGTGTTTAAGCCAAAATCAGAAACCCAGTTTCTGTAACTGTCTTGGAATtcaaatttgttttaattctgaCTTTTATGTAATTTGACAGGTAGCTTTTAAATACTGCCAGAAATATGGAAGCGACAAAGTACGAGTGATAACGCTAGTGAAGAACCGTGGAAAGGGTGGAGCAATTAGGATGGTAATAACctaatttcaacatttttatctgaaatatgAAGGTATTTTGAATAGCCTCTTTTGTCGATTACAGCACATGTATATTCTGCAATGGGCTTGTTAAATAACAGCCTTTCAAATAAGGCTGATAAATTGCTTTTAATAATAACTTCTtacgtatatgtatatataatgtgatcataataaaaataaaatatcatgtcATAGCTATGATGTGCTGGGTGATTCGGAAAGAAGTATTCATCTTGATCTAGCAGTGAGGTGGAGGCCCTCGGTGGTAGAATCGGGAGGGTCGCCCACATTCAAGAAACCCCCTTATCATGTATCACTGAGTtactcctttattattattttttaatcttaagcTTATAGCTATAGATTTTGTACCTTGTAATGTTTCTCTTTTCGAAAACTTAGTATGTGATGTTCAGATGTTAAATACAactttgttatttcttctttttcacccaTATTCTAATGAATATGATAAAAAGACATCACATTTACTAATAAGTGGCTTAATCGTATAGAATAGATGGTCAGATTTCTGTCTAGAtttgtatgtgctgtgctgtgcttagtcactcagtcatgtcccaactctgcaaccccatggactgtagcccgccagcctcctctgtccatgagattctccaggcaagaatactggagtgggttgctgtgccctcctccaggggatcgtcccaacccagggatcaaactgggatctcctgcattgcaggcgattcttcaccagttgagcTACCGAGGAAGCCCCCTAgatttgtatatgtgtattttatctaTAGTCACACTGTTAAGTGACAGTGTATTCCCACTGAAGAAACAATGTATTCACTCAAATGCATGGTGAAATTAAGAGCTGATGCACAGTTTCTGTGTGAAATATGCACTGGTAAGGCCATATTCTGCCCAAATATTgatcaatttaaaatttagtgGCATAAGTTTGCTAAGCGTCAGATgcctaaaataatatttgaatatatcCACACTCCCTAAATTTTAGTGGCATTCTACATTTCTTTACTCAacagttaattttaaatattttagatctCATCGTAAAAAATACCAAAGCTCTGTCATGTTATGATGCATTTCACTACAAAGCTGTATTACATTTGTTCAATCTCTCCATAAATATCTTCTCCATATATTCCTCTAAGGAGCCCCTAGTCCCTGTTAAGTGCCATTGTACTTAAATAATACAGATATAATATTTATAGtaggtattttacatttttattgttactaATGCAGCATATCTTTATCTAAATCTATTTTCTCATCTCGATATTTTCCAAGGTATTAGTAGTATGACCtcacaaagtttttaaaataatgaagtagACACTGGATACTTCTGGAATGATCTTATCAATTGTTTTCAGGGAATTTTGGCCTCCTTCTGCCATGTCATACCTAATATTTCTTTCTTGGATATTTTAAGTAAAGCAGAACAAATTGCTATGTCACTGAATTTAACTTTGATTTTAAGCaactttcttttaattgaaattttgacATACAGGGTGTATTCAGTTCTCGAGGGAAAAAGATCCTTATGGCAGATGCTGACGGAGCCACAAAGTTTCCAGATATtgagaaattagaaaaaggaCTGAATGATCTACAGCCTTGGCCAGTGAGTATAAGAGTATAGTTTAAATGATATTCAGTAAAGAGCAGAGGGGGCCTAAAGTAAAATCAAAATGGTGTTTTTAAGTTAAACagttggggaattttttttttttttgtatgaaattCCTATATGCAGTCCCACAAAAGAGTTAATTACTAACATTCACTGATTTTCTGAGATTCACTTCACAATTTCTTGTTTAATATTCTGTCCATCTCTCtcaattttaaattgctttac
Encoded proteins:
- the ALG5 gene encoding dolichyl-phosphate beta-glucosyltransferase isoform X2, giving the protein MVPLLLQLAVLGGALAAAALILISFVAFITATEMPHLHRHEEEKFFLNARGQREALPSIQDSPTKQLSVVVPSYNEEKRLPVMMDEALGYLEDRQKQDPAFTYEVIVVDDGSKDQTSKVAFKYCQKYGSDKVRVITLVKNRGKGGAIRMGVFSSRGKKILMADADGATKFPDIEKLEKGLNDLQPWPDQMAIACGSRAHLEKESIAQRSYFRTLLMYGFHFLVWFLCVKGIRDTQCGFKLLTREAASRTFSSLHIERWTHEPGCQHLQNQLEERRVLHRFSVSPPVCSPLHLLQVRRGPMPEPQGPCDH
- the ALG5 gene encoding dolichyl-phosphate beta-glucosyltransferase isoform X1 is translated as MVPLLLQLAVLGGALAAAALILISFVAFITATEMPHLHRHEEEKFFLNARGQREALPSIQDSPTKQLSVVVPSYNEEKRLPVMMDEALGYLEDRQKQDPAFTYEVIVVDDGSKDQTSKVAFKYCQKYGSDKVRVITLVKNRGKGGAIRMGVFSSRGKKILMADADGATKFPDIEKLEKGLNDLQPWPDQMAIACGSRAHLEKESIAQRSYFRTLLMYGFHFLVWFLCVKGIRDTQCGFKLLTREAASRTFSSLHIERWAFDVELLYIAQFFKIPIAEIAVNWTEIEGSKLVPFWSWLQMGKDLLFIRLRYLTGAWRLEQTRKMN
- the ALG5 gene encoding dolichyl-phosphate beta-glucosyltransferase isoform X3 — translated: MPHLHRHEEEKFFLNARGQREALPSIQDSPTKQLSVVVPSYNEEKRLPVMMDEALGYLEDRQKQDPAFTYEVIVVDDGSKDQTSKVAFKYCQKYGSDKVRVITLVKNRGKGGAIRMGVFSSRGKKILMADADGATKFPDIEKLEKGLNDLQPWPDQMAIACGSRAHLEKESIAQRSYFRTLLMYGFHFLVWFLCVKGIRDTQCGFKLLTREAASRTFSSLHIERWAFDVELLYIAQFFKIPIAEIAVNWTEIEGSKLVPFWSWLQMGKDLLFIRLRYLTGAWRLEQTRKMN